The sequence TTCCCTTACATTGGGAATTCCCTTTACATGTTTTTTAACTATGTTAACATCCTTTACGATAACTCTGTTTTCCTCTCTTAGCACCTTTATAACTTCTCCTGTCTTACCTCTCTCTTTTCCTCTTAACACTACGACCGTATCACCTTTCTTTATCTTCAGAGCCATATCATACCACCTCCGGAGCTAAAGACGCAAGTTTTGTAAAACCTCTGTTTCTCACTTCTCTGGCTATAGGACCCAATATACGGGTTCCTAAAGGCTCACCGTACTGGTTTAGCAAAACTACTGCGTTATCATCAAACTTTATGTAGCTTCCGTCAGGACGCCTCACCTCTTTCTTTGTCCTTACTACCACCGCTCTGTAGACCTTTCC is a genomic window of Hydrogenobacter hydrogenophilus containing:
- the rplN gene encoding 50S ribosomal protein L14; the encoded protein is MIQRQSYANVADNSGAKRVQIIGIPYAPRKYATVGDVVTVTVKDAAPNSPAKKGKVYRAVVVRTKKEVRRPDGSYIKFDDNAVVLLNQYGEPLGTRILGPIAREVRNRGFTKLASLAPEVV